The Ziziphus jujuba cultivar Dongzao chromosome 1, ASM3175591v1 genome segment atatataatcttataagattgtttcatgtacactgtattggttatttttaaattgatgtaccatggaatgccaataccttggattagtattatattatattatattaccgcgtgctgggtttaccacggtgccgtgaggttggtttcatctaacggttatctattattaccacgaacTATGAGGTCGGATTTATCcgacagtttattattattaccacggtgctgtgaggttggtatcatccaacggtttattattgccacggactatAAGATTGAGTAcatcccgacggttatttattatttccatgacacCGTTCATAGATTGAGAGTCATGAGGTgagtgtatcccacggtttgcatattggtacatcgtattGTACAttgtatgtatttgtatatattgttgatttacaaatattgtggtgatttctactttttcatatttatttggtggaactgtattcattatattttatgcccaaatgtttatatcatgatttgagacattttataatattacaatgatcattCCTTTATACTTTTGTgcatcggtttttatgatattaattggggtataagtttgggttttgtgaaatgatttttaaacggggaacttttcaaacgagtgtaacgagaggtcttgagagaaagatttttcagaagtaaatcattatttttctattatactatgccactcactgagattcatttatctcacgttttattgttttaaattcgttctccTAGGCCTAGGCAGCTAGTAACAGAATAGCTTGCGCACagcttatcgcttgtttccttccactgcggcagccgtatttatcctttctttacctGTTGTTATCTTctgcatttatttattacttatttgtactcatagactttgttgacattcttagaatgctctgattttaaatatgagaCTCTGTAGAAACCAtagtactcatgtgtgtagttatggcctgtagtacagtaggccagttgtagacttatttatatatatatttatatatttgaggtattaatgttaatgctagtgtttgattatctacgttttaaggtgaggttccattggatattttctagggattgtccagtgggacttcactagacgGGATCATCCGGGAGGTCCTGAGAGGGTTTCCGAGGTGGGTCCTGTCAGATTTGTCCACATATGCATAGATCAATAATAACTATCTCAACAgccttttatccaaaaaaaaatttatgagaaTTAGAAAATATGAATAGCAGCTTCTTAGGTTTTCTGTTTTGTTAGGCAACCTTAAGTTCTCTGGTTCGGTTAGGGTGTTCTTGTACATTATAAAATCAAGTTGATTTGCATTCTTTGAGAGTCAATCTAATTACAAAATAATCATCAAAGTTTCATGAAATTCACCTGCGAAGCTACTATTAgtaattttatgtttaaattaaatggtaaaaattaaCAGAACAATGTTAAGTGATAATTTTTAGTAATGTGGAATCTAAGTGTAACaagggttatttatttatttatttttaaatgatggaGGTTTAAATGAACATTTCCCTTATATATAAGATAAGATTGATGATTTGCCAAAGtcttaggaaaaataaaaaataaaaaacaccttGGAGGTGACCATTTACTTTTAAAGGTTCTGTAAAACATTGTGAAGTTTTTTCTAAAAAcaagatttttcttaaaaattcaatttttttttaaaaaaaaaaaactcaataaaaatgtatataattaattaataacgaTAAATAATCTTTtgcatatttattattagaaactaattttaaaattaaatgtacatttatattatttgaaacTAAACGATGTCAATTTCTATATCATATCATataagtaattattaatatttataagtgAAAATGctttaatagaaaattttaaaaaaatataattttttaaaatatattaatttttcaattttttctggACCTCTCAATCTTAGGTCCCTGGGGTTGCATGGATTATGGTCAACAGGGGAGTTTTACGGgagatatatatatgaaaaatattgacGGAGGATATCCCACTTATGACaaaattaccataaaaaaaaaaaaagttaatgacaaatgaaaaaaataaattgaaattgactattggaatataaaaatatgatataaacTACGAAATTTAATCATTGATTAGAGatcttaacaaaaataaataaattgaaattgattacTGAATTAATAATATGTAATATAAACGAAGAAATTTAATTATCGATTAGAGATCTTAGCAAAAACTAATTacctaaataaaattaatgctTGAAGTCTGTTTGTTTTAGAAGTCTAGACTTATATCACTAATCAAACTCGTTTAAtcctataaatataatttaatatagaattctacttatattaaaattctagagTTATAttcctaataaaaattttttttggtaaatatattcctaataaaatttgttaataataaaaatctataaaaaaagaAGCGGTGACCGAAATCTTCTTCATTCTTGCATTACGTATTCATTCATTTAGTACGTAAAAAAGACGTGGGGCCCTTAATCCAGAATtgagagataggaaagaaatagagagagtacatattcttgcattaatttttcattactgATCGAGTTAGTAGTAAGTAGTAAGTATGGAGAAGAAGAGTGAAGAAGTTGATGAATATGAAAGCTGGGAAGAGATTGAGTTGAAGCGAAGGAGAAAAAGACAGAGAGAAGCTGCGAGACTTGCGTTAGATCAGATTCAAAGAAGCGTAGCGTTCGGTGATGATCTTGAAGCTGAAAAGGAGATGGGGTTACTGTGTGGCTGGTCGCCTTACTACTATGTTGGTGACAGAAATCGGCCATTATTAAGTGGAATGGGGTTGTCTCTGAAGCATGAGTTTGAAGATGGTGATgatgaggacgaggaggtcatcTTTTGCGGTGATATCAACCTCAACCTCAACCTCAACCTCAACCTCAATCATGGCAGCGCTATTCAAACAAAAGCAGCCAACAATATTCAATCATTGTCAGAAAGACAGACTGCTCGGGTTGCTATGTTAAAGTCCCGCTTTATGGACGTAATCTCCAAGTCACAACACCAACTTGGTCTTCTTGATCATCGCACCAAAGACTTGAAGAAACAACAACAGCCAATGATCAAGTATCAAAATTTCGAGAGACCAATCGAGGAGAGCAAAACCAAATTGGCGGCTACCATTAAAGATCAAGATTTGAAGAAAAAGCCAATGTTCAAGAATCCATGTTTCCGGAGACCAAGCTGCAGTagtaaagatttcaagaaacaACAACAGCCAATAATGAAGCTGGATCCAACTGTCAAGAGGCCGATCAAGGAGTGCAAAGCCAAATCTGCTACCATTACTAAAGAACAAGATTTGAAGAAAAAGCTGATAGTGATCAAGGTCGATGGAGCTGGTATCAAGAAGCCGATGCAGTGCAAAAGCAAATTGGCTGCCATTAAAGCTAGCTTGAATCGGAGGAGGTGTTACATGTTGCATTGAAAATTCATCAGAGGTGCTACGTTGTGCTTGCTTACTTGTTAatcaagaaacaaaaatatgtattGCTCTGTACTCTGCTTATCTTGATTATAGTGAAAACATTGGCAACAAAGTGGACGTAGCTCTCACATTGAGAGTGAACCACTCTAAATCTTGTGTtccagttttattattttttgtttttctgcatTATTATTAGTTCTcttgtatttaaaaatttataaataaacaattaaagagAGATTGATTTCTGAAAGAATAAAAGCAACTTGGATAACTTTAGGGCAAAATATCATTACTATATTTTCGAAGACAGCAAACATTGTTTTTAAGGGAAAGGAAAACATCTTTTTAAGTATAGCTGTACACATGCACATATTGATTAAtaatttacattaattaataatttttttcttttttttttttcggtgaatacattctttaattaatatttgcaaGAGTATCAAATTTAAAGGGTTGTTTTTAATTACTGCCACAAATAAACGTGGTGTGGCCTGTGtattaggtttttatttttttactttttatttttcctccttGAGGTTACGGGTAGACCAAAATTGCGGTTTGCAGTCAACTCAAATCTGCTTGAGCACTCTCAAAGAAATTTctgaaaccaaaacaaaatcagCAACTGGAATAAATTCTCTTTGTCATCATTTGCTTCATGCATAACAATTTGTAGgcctattttttttcttctccatgTTTTCTGCAAATTAAGTAgatcatttaattattattatcaaacgTCGATAATAATTCTAGTTCAGATTTGACCATCgattatgatttaaaaaaaaaaaagatttgaccATTGATTATTGATTCAAAGTATATTCCGATTAAGGGTTCCTTGGACCTGAAAGTGATCGGCATTTTGACCTGACTTATAAAGAAACCTAGACCATTACTCGATTGGACATTTTAGGAGCTATATTATTGGtcgtcttttttattttattttattttatttattattattattattattattattttgatgatgatgatgatgatgatgatgatgagataAACATTAGGCAACGTTTTCAGAGTGTTGCTATTTCCACGATCAGAATTACTTTTCTCACTGTAATTTTTTCGAAATTACAAATAAGTCCTttcggtttttttattttttttcagtttgATTTTTTAAGGTTTCATGTTGGCTTCTTCTTCATCGCATCGCCGACAAATTCCTGCCCAATCTAGGCATGATCGAACACCTTCAAAAATTTGACCTATTTCCTTTAATGGGTCTCTGGCATAATACTTCTTCAACGCTTCCCAGCTTTAGTTTCTTAGATTTGTCGAACAATTGGATCTCTGGCGACATGTCTGAGGATGTAGCACTAATTTTGCCTTCTCTTCCACCAATATCCCATTATCAAAAGTAGCTTTTTTCTTACTGAACCATTACACAAAATTCTTGTATAGATAACATGTCATTCGTCCTTGTCAACAAGGACAATTGATAATAATTGGGGTCCAAATAGTCCAGTGTACCCTGAGAACCTATAAAAACAAGCTCTCGAAATACCAAAAGCCTCAAAAGTCCAAAATCTTTCTTGTTTATAGTTGATTCTAGagctttttagtttttgaaactTGCTCTATGCCAatgcaattgttttttttttttttttttaaatataataacagaaaaaaaaaatttaattttttaaaatataataataaaaaataagaggagtttttagtaattttatagAAAAGTGCAGTGGGAAAAGAAATTTCAATGGTGCAAATAGCAGCACTCACGTTTTAATTCCTTTTCCCTCCTTTCGAAAACCGAAACAGagcttcctcttcctctttacCTTTGCTTACTCTTATCCACAACAAAATAGCAGCTGTAGAGCAAGCCTGATCTGATGTAGGCCTTGCGCCACAGCCACATCTCAGATGTATCGGTTCTCTTTCTCTACCACTTTTTATTGTTTCACCAACCCTAGACCCAGATCTTCCAAAGCTTCTTCTCAGAATTTCACCATGACTTCTCACTCTCCAAGATTCTCACGGAGATGAGCAGTTTTCTGGCGCTCTTAACCTTTTTTTATCCCCCCAATATCAGCTACTTAGCTCTTCTTACTCTTGTTGATTGATCAAACTTTTTCTTCAGTTAACCTACTTTATCTTCCAGTTGTTTTTTATCGCCGATgcaagcaataaaaaaaatttggaaaatggtGGTTTTGATtcgtaattttgtttttttttttttttttttttttttttttttttttttgtcccggTCATAGAGTCTAGCCCTCgccattttcttcaatttcttggTAAAAAATCGAAACGAAATAAttgaccccccaaaaaaaaccatgtgCAATAGAAGAATCTTGTTTGAttctgtcaattttttttttttttttctatacatacatatatatatatatatatatatatttaaaataatagtcTTTTGGCTTTCTTTTTGTCTaagaaatttgattttcttttgtatttgttCTAATGGGCTTGTGAATTCCAGAAGGAAATGGAGAGTGAAGAAGAGATGAATCATGGACCATGGTGGTGTCTATGAGATATGCTTGGATAAGATAGTGCTGCGGAAATGGCTATTGTTAAAGGTTGAGAGCATGCTTACTGGTTTATTTGATCAATTTCATATCTGGCTTTACTTATttaggtttattattattttatttcgcTGTGCTGCATTTGATAGCCGTATAAATTCTTTTTAGACAACTAGGAAGCTGCTTTAGCCTTGTAGTTGGCTTTCTTTTGTGTGGTTCTGGTTGTGCTTAATGTGCTTTTCTTCTGATTTAATTTCCGCTGAGATtagttctattattattattgttttccttttatCTCGGTTTCGTTGTGGGGTGGGGTTGGCAATGGTGACTGTTATGCAGACTTTTGGTTCGTGTGAtctccaaaaatataattaattttatgactAGTTTATGTCTTATCATAATTACCATGCGGAAGTTGTAAAGGGTGAGAATGCAATTAGATTTATGATTCATGAGGCCTTCTTTTGTACACTTAATTAAGAGGGCTAAACTCATTGTTTTTGCTTTAACTAGTGAATAATTTGCTCTTTTGATGATGTGGCACTTAATTCATTGTATTCAGTGCTTATGTGCAATAGCTGATTTGGCATGGTCGTTGGccatatataagtatatatagttatatatattttgctatgTGTGGTACGTGTGAGAGCTTGGGTGAGCTGAGCATTCTTTGTAGCTAGAGTTGTGTAGAGAGAATGAGCCTCCATTTAGCTTTTGCAGTGAGATGCCATTGAAGAGCTGTTATAAGCTTATAATCTGTATTTCCTATGAAGATTAATACAATCATACTTCCTTGTTGAGCGAGATGCAGTAGCATGATCTTGTGTTACTCTTTCTAAAAGATGGGTTAACTCATCTAGATTTCTTGTCTAAGAAAGTTTTCTTAAGttcttttattaataaaaaaatggttcCTGTTTCTAATCACATGCATGTAAATTTAATTGGCTGAATATGCATGAAAATGTAGTATTTCAAGTCTAAACTCTTTGGTTTTGCGCTTAGATATTGTGTATTTTACATCTTTAGGATAACTTGAAAACAAGGTTGACTTGTTATGATATCGGTCATTAATTTTACTATCCTTTTTCCAGTTTAGGTGCTCTACTGTTTCTGAAACTTAATTCTGCCCCCTACTTATGGtttcttaaaattaaatatagacattgTTTTTCACTATCTTTTTATGAGgtatcttaaatatttgtacGTTTATGAATTCTCATTAGTGTGAAAGAGTCACCAGGCTATTTTGTCAATTGGCATTAAATTCTCCACTAacaaacaaatgataaaaatatctcCCACATAGAAACCAGTAGATCCTAGAAGTTAATATAGATCTTCATCAGAAAACTTTGTAGCTAAACTTTTGAATGTGAATGAAATTGATCTCCATTTTATTAACAAACTagcatagagagagagagagagagagagagtataaaCAAGTAGAAAACACCTCACTACTATTTATCGGCTTATTCACCTTTAATTTTATAACCTTAACAAGAGTTACAGATAATATTGGTTAAGCCCTTGGCATTTCGGGTCAGGAAATTATGCAAATCGCTCCTTTCTTTAGACTCTCCAAAGTTCTCCATTTCAACTTCTACCAAGAAATGTCGCCAACATGTTGCCCAGCAAACCGCATCCTCTTCAACTGCACACTTGTAACGGAactgcatatatttatattaaattttgttaatttcattaataatgcattgaatatatatttatatatgtaaatcagTCCCTTTCAGGTGTGGACATTCACAAATTATATAACTTGCAGATCCAGTATTTTCAATCTTAGAAACAATACACTGATTAAAAAGCATACCTTCAAAGAATACACTATGCCATcttgaaattttatagaaattgtTTCCGGATGAGGAACAAACCATAGCAAACCTTCAACCAATTGCACAATATTATGCTTTCTGTACTTCACTTCTACCTTTAAATGTTTGAGATCGTACAATGGAGAAATCATGGTCTCTCTTATGTTTTCAGGATAAATCAATACCTTTCAAAAGTtatagaaaacaaacaaacaagttCAAGGTCAATcactttttgaataataataaaattgaaaaatatataaaatatatatttaaaaaaaaaaaaaaaaaaaaaaaccccacacacacacacccacccACACGCCCACACACACTAAAGAAAGCATTAGTACTGCTACCGACACCTAGCTGGTTAATTACCAATGGATGTGGCAATTAAAGTGCCATAATGATGTGTAACTATTTTattgatgaaaaattaatataaactaaatatgattaagtgaaattcaatataaagCAATAAGATAATGATATGTCATTTATTTGGTACTAATATCatcattgtaaataaaaaaagtaagatATAAAATGGTttagtaaaaaaagaaagagagtgaGACAATATGGATAGGTAGGTATTACCTCTGTAGAGACATCATGTAGAAACAAAGTTTCGCATTGATTAAAGGATCCAATAAAATTCCTGAAAGGTCGATGATACTGTTCCGAGATAAGAGAAGGTCTATTCAACCATAGTTTGGCATGAAGCTTAGACTTAGAGATGAGGAGCGGAGGTGAAGGCAGTAAATCCCCTCTGTAAATGAATGAAACTAAGTTTGGAGCTTCAATCTCAACTGTAGACAAATTCGCACATGTGCTCAAATTCAAGCTTCTTAGTTTCCCACCACAAAACTCAAGCTTGTTCAATAAATTGCACCCTTTCAGCTCCAAGTGCTCAAGAAATAGAAATCTAGATAAATTGTCTTCAACCCATTTATCTGTCACAACACTAGCACCCCCCAGTTTCAGGCTTTTGAGATTTTTACAGTTGCCGATATTCATGCTCTTACAATGATTTTTCTTctccaaatcaaatacaaaagaTTCAAGGTATGGGGCTGTAATGTGAATATTCTCTAGTCCTTGACATTTCATCAAAATCAAAGTTCTCAGATTGTTGCTGCTAAAACAAATATTCTTCAATCTTGTACAGTCATACAGCTTAAGAGTCTCAAGCAAGTTCAAGCTAGAAACATGGTCCGAAAACCACTCATTAGTTATAATTTCTGTGCTCTTGAACCGTAGGAATTTAAGAGTCTTGAAAGAGTTGGGATCGAATAATATTTGACTTTGTTTTTGAAACAGCACATAAGCTGAGTATGAAAAAGATTCAAGACGGGCCTGAGGATCGATGCTAATCTTCACCAGCTGGGGACAAGAATTCAATACAACATGCTTGAGTTTATCACCAAGCAAGCTAATAGTTTCTAACCCAGTGCAGTAATTGAGACTAACATCCTCGATCAATGGACAGCTCAAAACCAAATTACGATGCTCCAACTTCAAATTAAACCCATTAATCTTCAATCTAGTGAGGTGTTGGGCTGAAAAGATGGTATTTTGCAAATTGCAAACTTGGATTTCTTTGCTCAAGGGATAAACCCTTTCATTTGTCAAATTAAGCTCTTTGACTTTGTTGACCAATGAAAAATCTACCATCTTAGAAGCCAAAACATCACTAGTTAATGGACTCACAAAACTCAGCCTGGGAAAACAAGTATCACTGTGATAATGAGTAAGTAATTCAAGAGATTTAGCCACAAAATCAGGGAAGAAGGAAATAATTTggtaagatttaaatttttttgagctTTTTGTGAATGAATCGAAATTGAAATCGAGTACTGGAATGGATTTAAATGCagagaaaaacttcttggaagTCAAGCTGAAACGAATTGCATCCTCCAAAGAAAGCAAAGACGTGATTTTGATGATCAATGATTCAGGCAAGTCTGAGATTAGGTCATGATCATGATGGATTTTCTCTAATTCTtccatcttctttattttcttcaatggcTGATCAACATAATATTCTCTCAAACTCGAATTCAAAGTTTCTTCTTCCATCTGATCgcaagttcttttttttatcacattaaATTCTAATGTTAAAGCTAGAATTTTATATAGCATAGGGGTTTTCTGATATTCATTAttccaatttagattaggaaacctCTAatttccaaattagattaggatgTATAGGGGTTTTCTGATATTCATTAttctaattagattaggaaacctCTAAGTAACTCCAGAACAAGTAGGAGACACCTCACTACTATTTGATCAGCTTATTCACCTTTAGTTTTATCACCTTAACAAGAATTAGAGATAATATTGGTTAAACACTTGGCATTTTGGGTCAGGAAATTATAcgcaattaaatatataaattaattaattaaaaacaaactaTATTATCAGTCAACATCTAGTCATTCAATTTTTAAGGAGGTTATGTACAAAAGGCATAATTTTTTAGTATTCCTTATTACttgtagataaatatatatatatatatatatatatttaattttttatattattttacacaaaaaataaaattaatttggaaaattatttttttaatatgacaaatttaacaattttttcaaagaaaataagacTAATTATGCAACAAATAATTGAGTTTAGGAAGCAcggtaacaaaataataataagtaatccTTAGAGaccaaagttcaaaatatagtatttatgttaaatataataGTGATAATACTGAACTTCTTCTTTGTCTACCATCTCCTCTGACTAGGAAAGCCGAGATGAGTTCGTCgtctataaaaagaaaaaatataagcaAATGGAGTTATCCGTGCGAACCGTGCCCATAACTAGCTGAAAAACTTTTTATCCAAGAAGTTTGATCGAAATTCGCAATATGATGAATTAGTAGAGCTTCTTGTTCTTAGTTGTTGTGGGTTCAGTTACTATCTTCTTGTAACTTTTTGTGTATATTTTGGGTGATCGTAGAGATTAATGCATGCTTGCCAGTTTGATTTTCTTGATGATTTCTATTTACTTGAGATGGATAAGAAAGGTTTCCCTAATTAACCCAGTTCAATTTCTCTGCTTTTAAAACCAATTTACATCGAAATTGATCTTACAGAGATAGAAATTTAGAAAATGCTTTGGAGTTGGAAGATATATACAACGCCCTTTAGTTTTGCTACAGGCATGTTGGTTTTGTGTTTGTAAGCTGCCCATTgtataaaaaggaaaacaaacagCATATACTGAAATATCAGATTGATGAAATTTTCCACCAGAATActtttcttgtttatatatcATTAACTTTTTTACCAAGAGCAACTAAAATGGATAAATtcaaaggtttttattttttattttttaaacgaaaCATAAAACtgaaattgtggttttaatagaTCAGAGATGGTTACGGTGGGTTTGGTAATTGAACagttactttcttttttatatttttttatttaaaaaggttaatttaatttacaatttaatagatttaaaataagttaaaagaTTTGACGTAATGTTATAGAATTCTATAAATttcgtaaaaaaatttataaaaattcaataaaatttttgggatcaatgttaaattttatatcaataattttcttcacaacttaatttttaaaatctttttaaattcattaaaatcaattatttttaaaattatttaaaatcaatgattttttgaatatttctatattttaaaaacaatttataaagTCTTAAGTGAATGAACTTAGATTTTATGAACttttataaaatacataaaaatataaattgaatatcattaaatttgtataaacttctttaaaatttaaatagaatatttctaaaatgtttaaatactttaaactttaaattgaatatactcaatatttttttctttttcaaaaatattatttaatcgaAAAATAGGTGATTtacatatgtttgttttttaactCTTTGTTTATTCAAAATCATGCCAGTTAAGTAGATAATTCTCTAAGCCATCTTTTATTGTTACACATACTAAatttgttaaccaaaattttgataaataataatatgataatatacgaatagttgataaattattcatgctttataattataaaagaaaaattaattctataaTGCTAATTTACTATTCACTCAAAGTTTGATCGACAAATTTGACATATATAGAATTATTGTTtaacatatatactatatataaaaataaaaaggtttaaattcacttataaaaaaaaaattaaactattgAGAAAGAAGTCAAAAACTAGAAAATTTTGTAAATCTATAAATTACAAAAGTTAATTTGGCTTTTGTCTTATATAAAAGTTTAAGATTGCGTATCTATTTGATAAagctattttttaaataaaaaagtctactcaaaagtttaaaaaaaaaaatttgttaaaaggtaaaaatatttgataagtgTCAATAAACATTTGtcgatcaaaaaaataatttttttaataaatctaaattttaaatttttttataattttttaacatatatacaaatttttttatttataatcaaataattattagtattttaataaatatttttttacaaaaatctattatataaaattttacaaattaaaactcTACGTTTTATCTCCTATATGAAACGGATACTTAACATGATGTTTTATAAACTTCCCAAGAAAGcgtagtgattttttttttttttttttggtaattatcctGCATTAATGCACAAAAGAAAACCCCACCATAGGGCTTACACCAGAGAGGAAGGGGACCCTTCCTCAgaagaaagcaaataaaaaataaactagggAAAAGGGGCAATGCAAGACCTTCCCAAATGCCATAAACAGAACCTCTCAAAGCCC includes the following:
- the LOC107418196 gene encoding uncharacterized protein LOC107418196 codes for the protein MEEETLNSSLREYYVDQPLKKIKKMEELEKIHHDHDLISDLPESLIIKITSLLSLEDAIRFSLTSKKFFSAFKSIPVLDFNFDSFTKSSKKFKSYQIISFFPDFVAKSLELLTHYHSDTCFPRLSFVSPLTSDVLASKMVDFSLVNKVKELNLTNERVYPLSKEIQVCNLQNTIFSAQHLTRLKINGFNLKLEHRNLVLSCPLIEDVSLNYCTGLETISLLGDKLKHVVLNSCPQLVKISIDPQARLESFSYSAYVLFQKQSQILFDPNSFKTLKFLRFKSTEIITNEWFSDHVSSLNLLETLKLYDCTRLKNICFSSNNLRTLILMKCQGLENIHITAPYLESFVFDLEKKNHCKSMNIGNCKNLKSLKLGGASVVTDKWVEDNLSRFLFLEHLELKGCNLLNKLEFCGGKLRSLNLSTCANLSTVEIEAPNLVSFIYRGDLLPSPPLLISKSKLHAKLWLNRPSLISEQYHRPFRNFIGSFNQCETLFLHDVSTEVLIYPENIRETMISPLYDLKHLKVEVKYRKHNIVQLVEGLLWFVPHPETISIKFQDGIVYSLKFRYKCAVEEDAVCWATCWRHFLVEVEMENFGESKERSDLHNFLTRNAKGLTNIICNSC